A stretch of DNA from Primulina huaijiensis isolate GDHJ02 unplaced genomic scaffold, ASM1229523v2 scaffold23545_ERROPOS1600000+, whole genome shotgun sequence:
TTACTTACCTTTTCCTGGCCCAATTGTCTATCCATAAAAGCTGTtcttagaaataaaaataaattaattctatATGGATTGGAAGTATTTTCTACCATATTATCCCAAATTATTTTGTAATGGGAGTTTGATGCTCTAAGCTTCAAATCATGTTAtattaatgttaaaaaaaattcaaaatcttgtCGGCATTCAGGGAGAGTGAAGGTTCATTTCAGTATGGAAATTACAACCGAGAAGCTGAAGATCTACGTGATGTGGTTAAGCATTTTCGTGCAGCGAAACGTTTTGTCGTGGCAGTTGTTGGACATAGTAAAGGTAAGTTGCCTCCTACTAACTAACTGGTAAGGTTGCTTGAGGCGATGTTTTATGCTTTCCGAAGATTTTTTTGGTGGAACTGCATAAAAAGATGCATGATTTGTGTTAAGTAGTAACAATTGCCCCGACTGCCTTGTGCATTCGCCTACGATGCATTCGGATGGCTCTAtggcttaaaatattttagttgcattTGGGCAAACTAGCTGTCAAGCACATGTTACCACATATGTCTTGACCACCCAGTATCTTACTTTGGACTAAATTTTTTGCTGCTTACATTTGGTgatcattaaatattaatcaactTCTTTGGTATTGGATGGGAATCTTACAGGAGGGAATGCTGTGCTTCTATATGCTTCGAGGTATAACGACGTAGAAACAGTAGTAAATATTGCTGGCCGCTTTAATTTAAGGAGAGGAATTGAAGGTCGCCTCGGTAAAGACTTCAAAGAAAAGATTAAGTTACATGGATTTATTGATGTTGTCAACCGAAAAGGTATGTATATTATGTGCTGTTTCCGTTTCACATGATGGcttgtttttgacttttttattttcataagtTCTTTAGGAGAGATTGTATATCGTGTGAGTGAGGGAAGTCTGATGGACCGATTAAAGACAGATATAGTTGCTGCATGCCGAACCATTCCACTGAGCTGCAGGTTGGAAATTATCGCGTTACTTGTACTTGATGACATATTTGATCTTACAATAAGATGAACATTGTTTCATTCATATATCGATCTTAGCTTGGATTGACTAGCTATGCTGCATTTATATTCTGCATTTATATTCTGAATTGAATGCAGGGTGTTGACAGTGCATGGGACGGAAGATGAAATTGTACCGATGGAAGATGCTATTGAATTATCAACCAAAATAAAGAACCATACTCTACATATAGTTGAAGGAGCAGATCACGAGTACTCAAAACATCAGACGGAGTTAGCATCAATTGTTGTAGGCTTCGTGAAAAAGAAATCCATGCCTAAGCCAAACCCCACATCCTCTTGCCGCGGAAGTAGTGAAGCTTCGGATTCTCGTCTCTAGTTTCTTCGTCTATTATATATTGCACATTGAAACACTGTTATATTGTTTAAGAAATATAATGGTTCTTCGTATTTTTTTATGTGGATCTAAATATTGCAAATATTTCCTTAATTGAGAGATTTACGTGATGAGAAAAGGttaagaaaattatgaaatatttatatatgtattcaACATGATGaatcaataaaagaaaaaagcttatatatttttgtatatactaaaaaaatacattGTTTTGGTAAAATTAATTATCCAAGTGAATTAatgtcatgttttttttatttattttgtttcaatatgataaatatatttgtacatgtacattaattcattaaattttattatatcatacttatatatgttttaaacaTGTACTTATTTTAATTCTCTTTTGTTTATCCTAATaacttgatgattttattttttatctattattttcttcTTAATAAATGTTTACATATATAAACTTATTCAAAATattccatattttcaaaatataaaatttctatataaacattcaaatatatatatcattattttaataagTATTTTCAGATATCTTCGATTATCTTCAACAAAACATAaggtattttcaatttttttcatatcttagcaatttatttttttttaaagaaacatcTAGATCAATTCTCAAGGTTTTGTGAGATATATACAATGAAAGACAAAGTTGACAATTCATAGTGAAAACTTTATCGCTAAacacatttatttttaatataatatataatttgattttatttattccGTAAACTACATCTAATAGATGAGtttacattaaatatttaatggagcattatttttattttaaataatattaataaaattttaataaatttgtaattaaattaccataagtttaatttttaattttcaaaattataatgtGATTCATGATGCAAGTTAAATNATTTTTAGAGTTCTTTtgaaatatatacaaaaataaagACAAAATTTGTCAATTCacgattaaaatttttttttctgattgtatattattttagattttgttagttttgattttggttCCATGGTTATTTGAGAACCATGATCAGTTTTACCTTACTACTCTCAATGAATAAATATTGAACAATTGTAATTGATGTTTATTCAATGAGTACAACTcgttttcaaattttcttcatttgaaatcttttaaaatatgtgtCATTTGTTCTGTTAACACACgtttttttcctcaaaattgaataaaaatttaatatttgcacAATATATATTATGGTTGTCTCCATCAAATAAAAGTCATAATAATCTCGTTCAATATCTGATTTATATGTCATTGCAAAACATGTTTCAAAATGAAAACTCCACTATCCAAACTTATTGAATTGAAGCtgttttatttcataatttatatcttaatatttgaatatcatTTTCAGTGACCAAATAATCGAgataatattattatcaaattatCATTTATACAAATCCATTGTGTAAAACTATATATGGACCAAAAAATTTGGTACGCAGATATACATTGGATCTAGTAACATAAATAGATGTTAAAGATAATGAATACAAATAGAAAATATGTTATGTATCCGTAAAAGTTCTGAAAACTTATAATAACCAATAGCGGCGACATTTTTTTCCACTAATTGTACATAGATTAGTATATTTTCACCATTGAACAAATAGTATTATTCATGTtgtattttatgctttaaatatagatataggtatatattaatttatcaaattaatttgatttcagataaagatattgatataaaaaaaatagatatttataaattaataataaaaagttgatttgattttatatg
This window harbors:
- the LOC140967038 gene encoding putative uncharacterized protein YDL057W isoform X1 — protein: MMKARHEPAKIQNELTELKRVIIHNSHGENLMGILHETRSEELVIICHGFRSSKDRIPMANLAFAFEREGISAFRFDFTGNGESEGSFQYGNYNREAEDLRDVVKHFRAAKRFVVAVVGHSKGGNAVLLYASRYNDVETVVNIAGRFNLRRGIEGRLGKDFKEKIKLHGFIDVVNRKGEIVYRVSEGSLMDRLKTDIVAACRTIPLSCRVLTVHGTEDEIVPMEDAIELSTKIKNHTLHIVEGADHEYSKHQTELASIVVGFVKKKSMPKPNPTSSCRGSSEASDSRL
- the LOC140967038 gene encoding uncharacterized protein isoform X2 translates to MDFDPLRIASQWRTLLLLLKERGSALFALTLPAMGKCSLIRESEGSFQYGNYNREAEDLRDVVKHFRAAKRFVVAVVGHSKGGNAVLLYASRYNDVETVVNIAGRFNLRRGIEGRLGKDFKEKIKLHGFIDVVNRKGEIVYRVSEGSLMDRLKTDIVAACRTIPLSCRVLTVHGTEDEIVPMEDAIELSTKIKNHTLHIVEGADHEYSKHQTELASIVVGFVKKKSMPKPNPTSSCRGSSEASDSRL
- the LOC140967038 gene encoding uncharacterized protein isoform X3, translated to MMKARHEPAKIQNELTELKRVIIHNSHGENLMGILHETRSEELVIICHGFRSSKDRIPMANLAFAFEREGISAFRFDFTGNGESEGSFQYGNYNREAEDLRDVVKHFRAAKRFVVAVVGHSKGGNAVLLYASRYNDVETVVNIAGRFNLRRGIEGRLGKDFKEKIKLHGFIDVVNRKGC